Within Streptomyces antibioticus, the genomic segment GCCGTGAGGCTGGTCTTGGCGCCGGCCCGGCCGTCCGGGGCGTGAACGGCCGTACGCGCGCAGCCCGAAGGGCCGCTGCCCCCGAGCGGCTGCGGCCCTTCCGTATGGAGGGGTGCCATACCGGCACCCATGGGGTGAAGCGGGTCAGAGCACCCGGACCGCACCGCTCGCGGGGTAGCCCGACAGGTCCTGGATGACGACACCCTTGGAGGGGTTGGCCGCGTCCAGGTACTGGCCGTTACCGATGTAGACGCCCACGTGGTACGCCGAGCCCTTGCCGCCCCAGTACAGGATGTCGCCGACCTGGATCTGCGACAGCGGGATGTCGGTGCCGACGGTCGACTGGTCCTGCGACACCCGCGGCAGGTCGACGCCGACCTGGCGGAACGCCGCCTGGACGAGCGACGAGCAGTCCCACGCGTTGGGGCCGGTGGCACCCAGCACGTAGGCGTCGCCCACCTGGGCCTTGAGGAACGAGATGACGGTCGCGACGCTGCCGCTGGCGGGAGCGGACGCGGTCGTCGAGGTGGTGGAGAGCGTGGTGCGGCCCGCGGAACGGGTCGCGGCCTCCGCGGCGGCCACCCGGGCCTCCTCCGCCTTCTTCTTGGCCTCGGCCTTCTTGGCGGCGGCGAGGTCCTTCTTCGCCTCCGCGGCGGCCGCGGCGGCAGCCGCGTCGCGCTCGGCGGCGAGCTGGTAGTTCGCCGCGGCCTGCTGCGTGGCCTCGGCGGACTGCGCGAGCTGGGCCGCCAGGTCGCCGGTGAACACGGGCAGTTCGAGCGTCTGCGTCACCGGCTCGGCGGCGTTGGCCGAACCGGCCGCCGTGGCGACGGCCAGCGTGCCGAGGACACCACTGGCGACTCCGGCCCGCATCGCGATCGTCGACGCGCTGCGGCGGGGTTTCCGGTGGCTGCGTATGTGAGCGGTGTGGGACATGAGTCCAACCGGTATCAGGGGCTCCTCCATACCTTCAAGAAACGTGTGCTGCGCCACAATTGTTCAACGGGGGCTCCGAAAACCTTTCCCGGAGACCTTTATTGACGTCGTAACGGACATTGCGGACTCGCCCCCTCAAGGCTGTGATCATGGGCTTTCGTCGTTACGCCCGAATTGCCCTGGGCCTACCATCGGTTGGGATCGTTGGCCAAGCCCGGTTCTGAGCCAGCCCTTACGTGTGTGACGGACGTCACGCAACGGCCGTGCGGCGGGCTGCGTCTCGTGCCCGACCGGCACATGGCTCCAGGTCGGCTCCGCTCGTGAACGCGTGCACGCGTCCACATCCCGCCCCGGAACTCCCTCTGATGTGTGAACGCGGCGCACTATCAGGACGCCGGGTCCATCGCCAATTTGCATGCAAGGGAAGTCTCTTGATATTGAGACGCCCCCTCCCGCCTGCGGTGACGAGCGGAAATGTCACTTCTTGTGATCACTCTGACGCTTCGGGTACGAAGATCACTGCTGATATGACTTCATGATCCTTCATCAGGTGGTGGAGATCACAAAGCTCGTCCCATACCCCGTGTCGCAGATCACAGAGCGGCGGGCATAGGATGCGAGGCAGTTGGGCTTGTGACCTGCTTCACATGTTCGCGATCTTCGCCGGGACGGGCGGGACTTGCGGGCCGCGCGAGGCGGATGTGAGCCCGATGTCATCGCCAGCAGTCAGTGCCGACTGAGAGGAGCGAGGAGCGGTGAACGCGTATGCGCCCATCCTCGTACTGGGAGCCCTCGGGGCAGGCTTTGCGATCTTCTCCGTGGTCATGGCCACGCTGATCGGGCCGAAGCGGTACAACCGCGCCAAGCTCGAGGCCTACGAGTGCGGAATCGAGCCGACCCCCACGCCGGCCGGCGGCGGGCGCTTCCCCATCAAGTACTACCTGACGGCGATGCTCTTCATCGTCTTCGACATCGAGATCGTCTTCCTCTACCCCTGGGCCGTCACCTTCGACGCCCTGGGTGTTTTCGGGCTCGTGGAGATGCTGCTCTTCGTGCTCACCGTCTTCGTCGCCTACGCGTACATCTGGCGGCGCGGCGGTCTGGAATGGGACTGAGGGGCCTTTAGTCATGGGACTCGAAGAAAAACTGCCGAGCGGTTTCCTGCTGACCACCGTCGAGCAGGCCGCGGGCTGGGTGCGCAAGGCGTCCGTCTTCCCCGCCACGTTCGGCCTCGCCTGCTGCGCCATCGAGATGATGACCACCGGCGCGGGCCGCTACGACCTGGCGCGCTTCGGCATGGAGGTCTTCCGCGGCTCACCGCGCCAGGCGGACCTCATGATCGTCGCCGGCCGGGTGAGCCAGAAGATGGCGCCGGTGCTCCGGCAGGTCTACGACCAGATGCCCAGCCCGAAGTGGGTGATCTCGATGGGCGTGTGCGCGTCCTCGGGCGGCATGTTCAACAACTACGCGATCGTCCAGGGCGTCGACCACATCGTCCCCGTCGACATCTATCTCCCCGGCTGTCCGCCGCGGCCCGAGATGCTGATCGACGCGATCCTCAAGCTCCACCACAAGATCCAGAACTCCAAGCTGGGCGTGAACGCCGAGGAAGCGGCGCGCGAGGCGGAGGAAGCGGCGCTCAAGGCCCTGCCCTTGATCGAGATGAAGGGGCTGCTGCGGTGAGCGACGCGAACGGTTCCTCGGAGAACCCGAACCCCGAGAAGGACCTCTCCGCCTCCAACCTCCCCGGCCAGCGCGGCGAGGGCGGCGAGGAGGTCCGCGTCCAGCGCGGCATGTTCGGCGCGAACAACGGCGGCGACACCTCCGGCTACGGCGGTCTGGTCCGCTCCGTCCGGCTCCCCGGCCCCGCCGCCCGCCCCTACGGCGGCTGGTTCGACGAGGTCGCCGACGAACTGGAGGGCGCCCTGGAGGAGCAGGGCCTGCTGCCGGAGAACGCGATCGAGAAGACGGTCGTCGACCGCGACGAACTGACCTTCCACATCGAGCGCGAGCACCTCCCGCGGGTCGCCCGCACCCTGCGCGACGACCCGGCCCTGCGCTTCGAACTGTGCACCGGCGTCAGCGGCGTCCACTACCCGCACGACAAGGGCCGCGAGCTGCACGCCGTCTACCACCTGCGCTCGATCACCCACAACCGGCTGATCCGCCTGGAGGTCAGCGCCCCGGACGCCGAGCCGCACATCCCGTCCCTGGTCTCCGTCTATCCGACCAACGACTGGCACGAGCGCGAGACCTACGACTTCTTCGGGATCGTCTTCGACGGTCACCCGGCCCTGACGCGGATCATGATGCCGGACGACTGGCAGGGCCATCCGCAGCGCAAGGACTACCCCCTCGGCGGCATCGCCGTCGAATACAAGGGCGCCCAGATCCCGGCTCCGGACCAGCGGAGGTCGTACTCGTGAGCACTTCACACGCTTCCCCCCGCGAGACCACCGAGGGCACCGTCTACACGGTCACCGGTGGCGACTGGGACGAGGTCGTCCAGTCCGCGGCCCGCGCCGACGACGAGCGCATCGTCGTCAACATGGGCCCCCAGCACCCCTCCACCCACGGCGTGCTCCGCCTGATCCTGGAGATCGAGGGCGAGACGGTCACCGAGGCCCGCTGCGGCATCGGCTACCTCCACACCGGCATCGAGAAGAACCTCGAATTCCGCACGTGGACGCAGGGCAGCACGTTCGTGACGCGCATGGACTACCTGACGTCCTTCTTCAACGAGACCGGCTACTGCCTCGCCGTCGAGAAGCTCCTCGGCATCGAGGACCAGATCACCGAGCGCGCCCAGATCATCCGGGTGCTCCTGATGGAGCTGAACCGGATCTCCTCCCACCTGGTGTGCATCGCCACCGGCGGCATGGAGCTGGGCGCGACCACGATCATGATCTACGGCTTCCGCGACCGCGAGATGATCCTCGACATCTACGAGCTGATCACCGGCCTGCGGATGAACCACGCCTACATCCGCCCCGGCGGACTCGCCCAGGACCTGCCGCCCGGCGCGGTGGACCACATCCGCGAGTTCGTGAAGAAGATGAAGAAGAACCTCCCGGAGTACGACAAGCTCGCCACCGGGAACCCCATCTTCAAGGCCCGGATGCAGGACATCGGCTATCTCGACCTGGCCGGCTGCATGGCCCTCGGTGCCACCGGCCCCGTCCTGCGCTCCACCGGCCTCCCGCACGACCTGCGCAAGAGCCAGCCGTACTCCGGCTACGAGACGTACGACTTCGAGGTGCCGACCACCGACACCTGCGACGCCTACGGCCGCTTCCTCATCCGCGTCGCGGAGATGCACGAATCCCTGCGGATCGTCGAGCAGTGCCTGGACCGGCTCCAGCCCGGCCCCGTCATGGTCGGCGACAAGAAGATCGCCTGGCCCGCCCAGCTCGCCCTCGGCCCGGACGGTCTCGGCAACTCCCTCGACCACATCAAGAAGATCATGGGCACCTCCATGGAGGCCCTGATCCACCACTTCAAGCTGGTCACCGAGGGCTTCCGCGTCCCGCCGGGACAGGCGTACACGGCCGTCGAGTCCTCCAAGGGCGAACTCGGGGTGCACGCCGTGTCCGACGGCGGCACCCGCCCCTACCGGGTCCACTTCCGCGACCCGTCCTTCACCAACCTTCAGGCGATGGCGGCGATGTGCGAGGGCGGCCAGGTCGCCGACGTCATCGTCGCCGTCGCGTCCCTCGACCCCGTGATGGGAGGCGTCGACCGGTGACCACCTCTTCTTCCGAGCGTGGCGTCAGCCTGGGCATGCCCGAACTGCCCGCGCCCGCCTACCCGGACGACGTCCGGGCCCGGCTGGAGGCGGACGCGCGCGAGATCATCGCCCGCTACCCCGACTCCCGCTCCGCGCTCCTGCCGCTGCTGCACCTCGTGCAGTCGGAGGAGGGCCATGTCACGCGGACCGGGATGCGGTTCTGCGCGGACGTGCTGGACCTGACCACGGCCGAGGTCACCGCCGTCGCCACCTTCTACACGATGTACCGGCGCCGGCCGAGCGGTGACTACCAGGTGGGCGTCTGCACCAACACCCTCTGCGCGGTGATGGGCGGCGACGCGATCTTCGAGGGGCTCCAGGAGTACCTCGGCGTCGGCAACGGCGAGACCACCGACGACGGAAAGATCACCCTGGAGCACATCGAGTGCAACGCGGCCTGCGACTTCGCGCCGGTCGTGATGGTGAACTGGGAGTTCTTCGACAACCAGACCGTGCAGAGCGCGAAGCGCCTGGTCGACGACCTGCGCACCGGACGCACGGTGTCGCCCACGCGCGGGGCGCCGCTGTGCACCTTCAAGGAGACCGCCCGGATCCTGGCGGGCTTCCCCGACGAGCGGGAAGGCGCCGTCGAGGCGAGCGGCAGCGCGGGCCCCGCGTCACTGGTGGGCCTTCGCCTGGCGAGGGGAGAGGCCGCACCCGCGCGCGTGGTCCACCCGCGCGACGGCGGTCCGCACGACCAGGTGCCGGAGCGGGCGGCGCACGAGCCGTCACCGGCCGAGCACCTCAGTTCACACGACGCGCCGCAGGACACATCGGCCTCCGACCCGGCCCACCCGGCAGGGCCCACCGCCGAGGAGGGGGAGTGATGACCTTGGCACCCGAGCTGAAAGGCAGCAGCCCCGAGAAGCTGCTCGCACCCGTGCTGTCGGCCTTCTGGGACGAGGACAGGTCCTGGTCGCTGGACGTCTACCGAAGGCACGAGGGGTACGAGGGACTCCGCAAGGCGCTCGCCATGTCCCCGGACGACCTGATCGCCTACGTCAAGGACTCGGGTCTGCGCGGACGCGGCGGCGCCGGGTTCCCGACGGGGATGAAATGGCAGTTCATTCCCCAGGGTGATGGAAAGCCGCACTATCTGGTTGTCAACGCCGACGAATCGGAGCCGGGGACCTGCAAGGACATCCCGCTCCTCTTCGCGAACCCGCACAGCCTCATCGAGGGCATCGTGATCGCGTGCTACGCCATCCGGTCTTCGCACGCCTTCATCTATCTGCGTGGTGAGGTCGTCCCCGTCCTGCGGCGGCTGCACGAGGCCGTACGCGAGGCGTACGAGGCGGGCTATCTGGGCGAGAACATCCTGGGCAGCGGGCTCGATCTCCAGCTCACCGTGCACGCGGGCGCGGGCGCGTACATCTGCGGTGAGGAGACCGCGCTGCTGGACTCGCTCGAAGGCCGCCGGGGTCAGCCGCGGCTGCGTCCTCCCTTCCCTGCCGTCGCGGGCCTCTACGCGTGCCCGACTGTGGTGAACAACGTCGAGTCGATCGCGTCGGTTCCCGCGATCCTCAACAACGGCAAAGAGTGGTTCCGGTCGATGGGGAGCGAGAAGTCCCCCGGCTTCACGCTCTATTCGCTCAGCGGGCATGTCGCGGGCCCCGGTCAGTACGAGGCGCCGCTCGGCATCACCCTCCGCCAGCTCCTGGAGATGAGCGGCGGCATGCGGCCCGGGCACCGGCTCAAGTTCTGGACGCCGGGCGGCTCCTCGACGCCGATGTTCACCGAGGAGCACCTCGACGTCCCCCTTGACTACGAAGGAGTGGGCGCCGCGGGTTCCATGCTCGGCACGAAAGCACTCCAGTGCTTCGACGAGACGACCTGCGTGGTGCGGGCCGTCACCCGCTGGACCGAGTTCTACGCCCACGAGTCCTGCGGCAAGTGCACCCCCTGCCGTGAAGGCACCTACTGGCTCGTGCAGTTGCTGCGCGACATCGAGGCCGGCAAGGGCGTGCTGTCCGACCTCGACAAGCTGAACGACATCGCCGACAACATCAACGGCAAGTCCTTCTGCGCCCTCGGCGACGGCGCCGCCTCGCCGATCTTCTCGTCGCTCAAGTACTTCCGCGCGGAGTACGAGGAGCACATCACGGGCCGCGGCTGCCCCTTCGACCCCGCCAAGTCGACCGTCTGGGCGGACCAGCACACGGAGGTGAACGCATGACGGTGACCACCAGCGCTCCCTCCGGAGGCGGCGAGGCGGCGGTCCCGCCGGAAGATCTCGTCACGCTGACCATCGACGGCGCCGAGATCAGCGTGCCCAAGGGCACTTTGGTCATCCGGGCCGCCGAACAGCTCGGCATCGAGATCCCCCGCTTCTGCGACCACCCCCTCCTCGACCCGGCCGGCGCCTGCCGCCAGTGCATCGTCGAGGTCGAGGGCCAGCGCAAGCCCATGGCGTCCTGCACGATCACCTGTACGGACGGGATGGTCGTCAGGACGCAGCTCACCTCACCGGTGGCCGAGAAGGCCCAGCACGGTGTGATGGAGCTGCTCCTCATCAACCACCCCCTGGACTGCCCGGTCTGCGACAAGGGCGGCGAGTGCCCGCTGCAGAACCAGGCCATGTCGCACGGCCAGGCCGAGTCCCGCTTCGACGGCCGCAAGCGGACCTACGAGAAGCCCGTGCCGATCTCCACCCAGGTGCTGCTCGACCGTGAGCGGTGCGTGCTGTGCGCCCGCTGCACCCGGTTCTCCAACCAGGTCGCCGGCGACCCGATGATCGAGCTGATCGAGCGGGGCGCGCTCCAGCAGGTCGGCACCGGTGAGGGCGACCCCTTCGAGTCGTACTTCTCCGGCAACACCATCCAGATCTGCCCGGTCGGCGCGCTGACCTCGGCGGCGTACCGATTCCGCTCCCGGCCGTTCGACCTCGTCTCCTCGCCGTCGGTGTGCGAGCACTGCTCCGGCGGCTGCGCCACCCGCACGGACCACCGGCGCGGCAAGGTCATGCGGCGCCTGGCCGCCGAGGACCCCGAGGTCAACGAGGAGTGGATCTGCGACAAGGGGCGGTTCGGGTTCCGGTACGCGCAGCAGCGCGACCGGCTCCAGACGCCCCTGGTGCGCAACGCCGAGGGCGACCTCGAACCGGCCTCCTGGCCGGAGGCGCTCCAGATCGCCGCCCAGGGCCTGCTCGCCTCGCGCGGCCGCACCGGTGTCCTGACCGGAGGCCGGCTCACCGTCGAGGACGTCTACGCGTACAGCAAGTTCGCGCGCGTGGCGCTGGACACCAACGACATCGACTTCCGCGCGCGGGTGCACAGCGGCGAGGAGGCCGACTTCCTGGCCGCCCGGGTCGCCGGCCACGGCCGTGATCTCGACGGTACGGGCGTCACGTACACCACCCTCGGCAAGGCGCCCGCCGTCCTGCTGATCGGGTTCGAGTCCGAGGAGGAGGCCCCCGGCGTCTTCCTGCGGCTGCGCAAGGCCTGGCGCAAGCATGGGCAGCAGGTGTTCTCCCTCGCCACGCACGCGACCCGGGGTCTGCAGAAGGCGGGCGGCACCCTGCTGCCGGCCGCCCCGGGCACCGAGACCGAGTGGCTGGACGCGCTGACCAGCGGGTTCGGTCTGGACGCGGACGGCACCCGGGCCGCGGAGGCGCTGCGCGCCGAGGGCGCGGTGATCGTCGTCGGCGAACGGCTGGCCGCGGTGGCCGGTGGTCTGACGGCCGCCGCGCGGGCCGCCGACGCGACCGGCGCCCGGCTGGTGTGGATCCCGCGCCGGGCCGGGGAGCGCGGCGCGATCGAGGCCGGCGCGCTGCCGTCGCTGCTGCCGGGCGGCCGCCCGGCCACCGACCCGCGCGCGCGGGAGGAGGTCGCCGCCGCCTGGGGGGTCTCCGAACTCCCGCATCGCTACGGCCGCGACACCGGGCAGATCGTCGAGGCCGCCGTGACCGGCGAACTCCAGGCGCTGCTGGTGGCCGGGGTCGAGATCGCCGACCTGCCCGACCCGGCACGCGCGCGTGCCGCGCTGACCGAGGCCGGGTTCGTGGTGTCGCTGGAGCTGCGGCCCGGCGAGGTCACCCGGCACGCCGATGTCGTCCTGCCGGTCGCGGCGGTCGTCGAGAAGCCGGGCGCCTTCCTCAACTGGGAGGGCAGGGTGCGCTTCTTCGAGGCCGCGCTCAAGCCCGACCAGATGACCCGGCGCCTGGCACCGTCCGACGCGCGCGTGCTCCAGATGCTGGCCGACGCCATGGACGTCCACCTGGGCCTGCCGGACCTGCGCACCGCGCGCGCGGAGCTGGACCGGCTCGGGGCCTGGGACGGCGAGCGGGCCGGCGCGTCCACCCAGACCGCCGCCGCGCTGCCGCGGCCCGCCGCCGGTGAGGCCGTCCTGGCCGGGCACCGGCTGCTGCTCGACCACGGTGTCCTCCAGGAGGGCGACGCGGCGCTCGCCGGGACCCGGCACGCGGCCCACGCGCGCGTGTCCGCCGCCACCGCCGCCGAGGCCGGCGTCAAGGACGGCGACGTGCTCGCCGTGACCGGGCCCGCGGGCTCGGTCGAACTGCCCCTCGAAGTCACCGAGATGCCCGACCGGGTGGTGTGGCTCCCGCTGAACTCGGTGGGCGCGGGCGTCGCCTCCGAGACCGGCGCCACCCCCGGCGCCCTCGTCCGCATCGGCCCGGCGACGCCCGCCGCCGAAGCCACCGAGGAGGTGGAGGCATGAGCCCGTCCCTCGCCGCTGAAGACCTCTCGATGTTCGGCACCGACCCCTGGTGGCTGGTCGTCGTCAAGGCGGTGTTCTGCTTCGCCTTCCTGATGGTGACCGTGCTGTTCTCCATCGTCTGGGAGCGCAAGGTCGTCGCCTGGATGCAGTTGCGCGTCGGCCCCAACCGGCACGGCCCCTGGGGCATGCTCCAGTCGCTCGCCGACGGCGTGAAGCTGATGCTGAAGGAAGACCTCATCGTCAAGCGCGCCGACAAGGTGGTGTACGTCCTCGCGCCGATCGTGGCGGCCATCCCGGCCTTCATGGCGATCGCGGTGATCCCCTTCGGCCCGGCCGGCAACGAGATCTCGATCTTCGGCCAGCGCACCACGATGCAGCTCACCGACCTGCCGATCGCGGTCCTCTACATCCTCGCGGTCGCCTCCGTCGGCATCTACGGCATCGTCCTGGCGGGCTGGAGCTCCGGATCGACCTACCCGCTCCTCGGCGGGCTGCGCTCCTGCGCGCAGATGATCTCGTACGAGATCGCCATGGGCGCCGCGTTCGCCTCGGTGTTCCTCTACTCCGGGTCGATGTCGACGTCGACGATCGTCGAACAGCAGCAGGACCGCTGGTACATCATCCTGCTGCCGGTCTCCTTCCTGCTCTACATCGTGACGATGGTCGGCGAGACCAACCGCGCCCCCTTCGACATGCCGGAGTCCGAGGGCGACCTGGTCGGCGGCTTCAACACCGAGTACTCCTCGATCAAGTTCGCGATGTTCATGCTCGCCGAGTACGTGAACATGGTGACGGTCTCGGCCGTGGCGACCACGCTGTTCCTCGGCGGCTGGCGGGCACCCTGGCCGGTCAGCACCTTCTGGGAGGGCGCGAACCACGGCTGGTGGCCGATGCTCTGGTTCGTCATCAAGGTCCAACTGCTGCTGTTCGGCTTCATCTGGCTGCGCGGCACGCTCCCGCGCGTGCGCTACGACCAGCTCATGAAGCTCGGCTGGAAGGTCCTCATCCCGGTCTCGGTGACCTGGCTGATGCTCGTCGCGACCGTACGGACCCTGCGCAACGAGAACCTCGACTTCGCCGACATCGCGCTCTACGTCGGCGGCGGCGTCCTGGTCCTGCTGTTGCTCTCCTTCGTCGTCGACATGTTCCGCGGCGGCGAGAAGCAGAAGCGGGAGGCCGCGGCCGAGCCCGTCGAGTTCGACCCGATGGCCGGCGGCTTCCCCGTGCCGCCGCTGCCGGGACAGCAGCTTCCGCCGGTGCCCAGGCGCCGCCCGCACCGGGAGCGGGAGCTGATTGTCAGTGGCGGGACCGATACTCACAGTGACGGATCTCTGGATGGAAAGGAGGCGTCCGATGGCTGAGGAGCCCAAGGAGGACGGGCAGACGACGCCCGGTTTCCAGAACCCCGTGGCCGGCTTCGGCGTGACCTTCAAGGCCATGTTCAAGAAGCGGCTGACCGAGCAGTACCCGGAGCAGAAGAAGACCACGGCTCCGCGCTTCCACGGACGGCACCAGCTCAACCGCCATCCGGACGGCCTGGAGAAGTGCATCGGCTGCGAACTGTGCGCCTGGGCCTGCCCCGCCGACGCCATCTATGTCGAGGGCGCGGACAACACCGACGAGGAGCGCTACTCGCCGGGCGAGCGGTACGGCCGCGTCTACCAGATCAACTACGCCCGCTGCATCCTGTGCGGGCTGTGCATCGAGGCGTGCCCCACGCGCGCGCTGACGATGACCAACGAGTTCGAACTGGCCGACTCCAGCCGCGCGAACCTGATCTACACCAAGGAACAACTGCTCGCCGGGCTCGAAGAGGGCATGGTCGACAGCCCGCACGCCATCTACCCGGGCACGGACGAGCAGGACTACTACCGGGGGCTGGTCACCGAGGCCGCGCCCGGCACCGAGCGCCAGGCCGCCGTCTCCAAGGGAGAGAAGCCGGAAGACCAGGAGGTGCAGGCATGAGCGCGCAGCTCGCCGCCTACTCCACCTCCACCGGCGAGGCGGTCCAGTTCTGGGTGCTCGGCACCGTCGCGGTGATCGGCGCCCTGAGCACGGTCCTGATGCGGAAGGCCGTGCACAGCGCGCTCTCCCTGGCCGGCACCATGATCGTCCTGGCGGTGTTCTACCTCGCCAACGGCGCCTACTTCCTGGGCATCGTCCAGATCGTCGTCTACACCGGCGCGATCATGATGCTGTTCCTGTTCGTGGTGATGCTCGTCGGTGTCACCGCGGCGGACTCCCTGAAGGAGACCATCCAGGGCCAGCGCTGGATGGCCCTGCTGTGCGGGCTCGGCTTCGGCATCCTGCTGTTCGCCGGGATCGGCAACGCCTCCCTGACGGAGTTCAGCGGCCTCGCCGAGGCCAACGCCGCGGGCAATGTGGAGGGGTTGGCCTCCCTCATCTTCACCAAGTACGTCTTCGCGTTCGAGATCACCGGCGTCTTGCTGATCACCGCCGCCGTCGGCGCGATGGTGCTCACCCACCGGGAGCGCACCGAGCGCGCGAAGACCCAGCGCGAGCTGTCCGAGGAGCGGGTGCGCGAGGGCAAGCACCTCCCACCGCTGCCCGCCCCGGGCGTGTACGCGCGGCACAACGCGGTGGACATCGCGGGCCTGCTGCCCGACGGCACCCCGTCCGAGCTGACGGTCAGCGCCACGCTGCGTGAGCGCGGCCAGATCCGGGACGTGTCCACCGAGGCGCTGGCCGACCTCAAGGCCCTGGAACAGCGCTCCCAGGAGCGGCTGGAGCGGAGCGGCGGCGAGCGGCCCGGCCTGGAGCGCAAGTCCCGGTGGAGCAAGGAGGCGTCGAAGTGAACCCGGTCAACTACCTCTACCTCGCCGCCCTGTTGTTCACGATCGGCGCCACCGGTGTGCTGATCAGGCGCAACGCCATCGTCGTGTTCATGTGCATCGAGCTGATGCTCAACGCCTGCAACCTCTCGCTCGTCGCCTTCTCCCGGATGCACGGCAACCTCGACGGCCAGATCATCGCCTTCTTCACGATGGTCGTCGCCGCAGCGGAGGTCGTGGTGGGACTCGCGATCATCGTGTCGCTGTTCCGCTCCCGCCACTCGGCCTCGGTCGACGACGCCAGCCTGATGAAGCTGTAAGGGGTCGGAAGAATCGTGGAGAACCTGATTGCGCTGCTGATCGCGGCGCCCCTGCTCGGAGCGGCCGTCCTTCTGGTCGGCGGCCGCCGGCTCGACGCCGTCGGCCACTGGATCGGCACCCTGCTGTCCACCGTCTCCTTCGTGTTCGGCGCGATCCTCTTCGGGGACCTGCTGAGCCGCGGCGCCGACGACCGGACGCTGACCCAGCACCTGTTCACCTGGATCCCGGTCGAGGGCTTCCAGGCGGACATCGCCTTCCGCCTGGACCAGCTCTCGATGACGTTCGTGCTGCTGATCACGGGCGTCGGCTCGCTGATCCACCTGTACTCGATCGGGTACATGGAGCACGACGAGCGGCGCCGCCGCTTCTTCGGCTACCTCAACCTGTTCCTCGCGGCGATGCTGATCCTGGTCCTCGCCGACAACTACCTGCTGCTGTACGTCGGCTGGGAGGGCGTCGGTCTCGCCTCCTACCTGCTGATCGGCTTCTGGCAGCACAAGCCCAGCGCCGCCACCGCCGCGAAGAAGGCGTTCCTGGTCAACCGGGTCGGCGACATGGGCCTGTCGATCGCCATCATGCTGATGTTCACCACCTTCGGGACCTTCGCGTTCGGCCCGCTGCTCGGTTCGGAGGGCGAGCCCGGCATCGCCGGTGACGCCTCCGAGGGCAAGCTCACCGCGATCGCCCTGATGCTGCTGCTCGCCGCCTGCGGCAAGTCGGCCCAGGTGCCGCTCCAGTCCTGGCTCGGGGACGCGATGGAGGGCCCGACCCCGGTCTCGGCCCTCATCCACGCGGCCACCATGGTGACCGCCGGCGTCTATCTGATCGTCCGGTCCGCCGCGGTCTTCAACGCCGCCCCGGACGCCCAGCTCGTCGTCACGATCGTCGGCGCCGTCACGCTCCTGTTCGGTGCGATCGTCGGTTGCGCGAAGGACGACATCAAGAAGGCGCTGGCCGGCTCGACGATGTCGCAGATCGGCTACATGGTGCTGGCCGCGGGCCTCGGCCCGATCGGCTACGTCTTCGCGATCATGCACCTGGTGACGCACGGCTTCTTCAAGGC encodes:
- a CDS encoding NADH-quinone oxidoreductase subunit J codes for the protein MSAQLAAYSTSTGEAVQFWVLGTVAVIGALSTVLMRKAVHSALSLAGTMIVLAVFYLANGAYFLGIVQIVVYTGAIMMLFLFVVMLVGVTAADSLKETIQGQRWMALLCGLGFGILLFAGIGNASLTEFSGLAEANAAGNVEGLASLIFTKYVFAFEITGVLLITAAVGAMVLTHRERTERAKTQRELSEERVREGKHLPPLPAPGVYARHNAVDIAGLLPDGTPSELTVSATLRERGQIRDVSTEALADLKALEQRSQERLERSGGERPGLERKSRWSKEASK
- a CDS encoding NADH-quinone oxidoreductase subunit G, with the protein product MTVTTSAPSGGGEAAVPPEDLVTLTIDGAEISVPKGTLVIRAAEQLGIEIPRFCDHPLLDPAGACRQCIVEVEGQRKPMASCTITCTDGMVVRTQLTSPVAEKAQHGVMELLLINHPLDCPVCDKGGECPLQNQAMSHGQAESRFDGRKRTYEKPVPISTQVLLDRERCVLCARCTRFSNQVAGDPMIELIERGALQQVGTGEGDPFESYFSGNTIQICPVGALTSAAYRFRSRPFDLVSSPSVCEHCSGGCATRTDHRRGKVMRRLAAEDPEVNEEWICDKGRFGFRYAQQRDRLQTPLVRNAEGDLEPASWPEALQIAAQGLLASRGRTGVLTGGRLTVEDVYAYSKFARVALDTNDIDFRARVHSGEEADFLAARVAGHGRDLDGTGVTYTTLGKAPAVLLIGFESEEEAPGVFLRLRKAWRKHGQQVFSLATHATRGLQKAGGTLLPAAPGTETEWLDALTSGFGLDADGTRAAEALRAEGAVIVVGERLAAVAGGLTAAARAADATGARLVWIPRRAGERGAIEAGALPSLLPGGRPATDPRAREEVAAAWGVSELPHRYGRDTGQIVEAAVTGELQALLVAGVEIADLPDPARARAALTEAGFVVSLELRPGEVTRHADVVLPVAAVVEKPGAFLNWEGRVRFFEAALKPDQMTRRLAPSDARVLQMLADAMDVHLGLPDLRTARAELDRLGAWDGERAGASTQTAAALPRPAAGEAVLAGHRLLLDHGVLQEGDAALAGTRHAAHARVSAATAAEAGVKDGDVLAVTGPAGSVELPLEVTEMPDRVVWLPLNSVGAGVASETGATPGALVRIGPATPAAEATEEVEA
- the nuoH gene encoding NADH-quinone oxidoreductase subunit NuoH yields the protein MSPSLAAEDLSMFGTDPWWLVVVKAVFCFAFLMVTVLFSIVWERKVVAWMQLRVGPNRHGPWGMLQSLADGVKLMLKEDLIVKRADKVVYVLAPIVAAIPAFMAIAVIPFGPAGNEISIFGQRTTMQLTDLPIAVLYILAVASVGIYGIVLAGWSSGSTYPLLGGLRSCAQMISYEIAMGAAFASVFLYSGSMSTSTIVEQQQDRWYIILLPVSFLLYIVTMVGETNRAPFDMPESEGDLVGGFNTEYSSIKFAMFMLAEYVNMVTVSAVATTLFLGGWRAPWPVSTFWEGANHGWWPMLWFVIKVQLLLFGFIWLRGTLPRVRYDQLMKLGWKVLIPVSVTWLMLVATVRTLRNENLDFADIALYVGGGVLVLLLLSFVVDMFRGGEKQKREAAAEPVEFDPMAGGFPVPPLPGQQLPPVPRRRPHRERELIVSGGTDTHSDGSLDGKEASDG
- the nuoI gene encoding NADH-quinone oxidoreductase subunit NuoI — protein: MAEEPKEDGQTTPGFQNPVAGFGVTFKAMFKKRLTEQYPEQKKTTAPRFHGRHQLNRHPDGLEKCIGCELCAWACPADAIYVEGADNTDEERYSPGERYGRVYQINYARCILCGLCIEACPTRALTMTNEFELADSSRANLIYTKEQLLAGLEEGMVDSPHAIYPGTDEQDYYRGLVTEAAPGTERQAAVSKGEKPEDQEVQA
- the nuoK gene encoding NADH-quinone oxidoreductase subunit NuoK; this translates as MNPVNYLYLAALLFTIGATGVLIRRNAIVVFMCIELMLNACNLSLVAFSRMHGNLDGQIIAFFTMVVAAAEVVVGLAIIVSLFRSRHSASVDDASLMKL